The following proteins are encoded in a genomic region of Vicia villosa cultivar HV-30 ecotype Madison, WI unplaced genomic scaffold, Vvil1.0 ctg.002752F_1_1, whole genome shotgun sequence:
- the LOC131639737 gene encoding classical arabinogalactan protein 1-like, whose protein sequence is MSHFKLSLAFMIVAALLLSTTMAQSPASSPIKSKSPRKAISPSPATVTPPPASSPAAGGSPPEQSASSPAISPSSISGPPSEAPGPASSAVVLNRVSVAAGSAVVIFAAALIL, encoded by the coding sequence ATGTCTCACTTCAAATTGAGTTTGGCTTTCATGATTGTTGCTGCATTGTTGTTGAGCACTACAATGGCTCAATCTCCAGCCTCATCTCCAATCAAATCGAAGTCACCGAGAAAAGCAATATCTCCGTCACCAGCCACCGTGACTCCACCGCCGGCTTCTTCTCCCGCCGCCGGAGGTTCTCCTCCTGAACAATCAGCATCTTCTCCGGCGATCTCTCCTTCTTCCATCTCTGGTCCACCATCTGAAGCGCCAGGACCTGCTTCCAGCGCTGTCGTTTTGAATAGAGTCTCTGTTGCTGCTGGATCTGCAGTTGTGATTTTCGCAGCTGCTTTGATATTGTAG